In one window of Streptomyces griseus subsp. griseus DNA:
- a CDS encoding ArsR/SmtB family transcription factor, translating to MELEQRVAELERRLTALERQDRESPRLGDGDFWALNGLKQQLADVGEAAADGGVLFTGAVRLPTGESYEWQYGALTGALLEGEDPDDGERPAGASATADSLAALGHPVRLRLLREILGGRRTAAELAALDAVGTTGQIYHHLRQLTGTGWLHTTGRGRYEVPAARVVPLLVVLTAARP from the coding sequence ATGGAGCTGGAGCAGCGGGTCGCCGAGCTGGAGCGGCGGCTCACGGCGCTGGAGCGGCAGGACCGCGAGTCCCCCCGCCTGGGCGACGGCGACTTCTGGGCGCTGAACGGGCTGAAACAGCAGCTCGCCGACGTCGGGGAGGCCGCCGCCGACGGGGGAGTGCTCTTCACCGGAGCGGTCCGGCTGCCCACCGGCGAGAGTTACGAGTGGCAGTACGGCGCCCTCACCGGCGCTCTCCTCGAAGGCGAGGACCCGGACGACGGGGAGCGGCCCGCCGGCGCGTCGGCCACGGCGGACTCGCTCGCCGCGCTCGGCCACCCGGTCCGGCTGCGCCTGCTCCGGGAGATCCTCGGCGGCCGCCGTACCGCCGCCGAACTGGCCGCACTCGACGCGGTCGGCACCACCGGCCAGATCTACCACCACCTGCGCCAGCTGACCGGCACGGGCTGGCTGCACACGACCGGCCGCGGCCGCTACGAGGTGCCGGCGGCCCGGGTGGTGCCGCTGCTGGTGGTGCTGACGGCGGCCCGGCCGTAG
- a CDS encoding DUF3073 domain-containing protein, translated as MGRGRAKAKQTKVARQLKYSSGGTDLSRLANELGASPSSQPPNAEPFEDDDEEDDPYAQYADRYNKDDDEDQDDQSGPSSQRRGA; from the coding sequence ATGGGGCGCGGCCGGGCAAAGGCCAAGCAGACCAAGGTCGCCCGCCAGCTGAAGTACAGCAGCGGCGGGACGGACCTGTCGCGTCTGGCCAATGAGCTGGGCGCATCGCCTTCGAGTCAGCCACCGAACGCCGAGCCGTTCGAGGACGACGACGAGGAAGATGACCCGTACGCACAGTACGCGGATCGCTACAACAAGGACGATGACGAGGATCAGGACGACCAGTCCGGTCCGTCGTCACAGCGCCGCGGCGCTTGA
- a CDS encoding DUF6274 family protein, whose product MSASTARHETRALLRAHLAAAYGYGHLTRHCPVCHRLLRLAMEPGDGDGAAAEPVYGPREPRERAASPSAVEDASAEPARDEDERPSTP is encoded by the coding sequence ATGTCCGCGTCCACAGCACGACACGAGACCCGCGCACTGCTCCGTGCCCATCTGGCCGCCGCTTACGGCTACGGCCACCTCACCCGCCACTGCCCGGTCTGCCACCGGCTCCTGCGCCTCGCCATGGAGCCCGGGGACGGGGACGGAGCCGCCGCGGAGCCTGTGTACGGGCCGCGGGAGCCCCGGGAGCGCGCCGCGAGCCCGTCGGCGGTCGAGGACGCATCCGCCGAGCCGGCCCGGGACGAGGACGAAAGACCCTCCACTCCGTGA
- a CDS encoding META domain-containing protein, translated as MHTQRMAVSVSVLALLTLAACGTEPGSGSGSGDGGDTVQSDVPVTGVAWSVDSMTVGGKKTEAPEGSRLEIDPKGRAKADFGCNQIGADAQVKGDRITFGAPVSTQMACDEATEKAEKAALAAMDGEVTAKLSGEKLTLTAEGGDTIALSEEKAADLVGTRWAVNTLLSGETATSVPADLPKDRVPHLTFGEDGTVHGDSGCNSFHGTAEVKGSTITFGPPAGTKRLCPEAEMTTERAVLAALDGPATYTIKGSTLTVTSKDGKGLGATATPAKAEGAQEHG; from the coding sequence ATGCACACACAACGTATGGCAGTCAGCGTCAGCGTCCTGGCCCTCCTCACCCTCGCCGCCTGCGGTACGGAGCCGGGTTCCGGCTCCGGTTCCGGTGACGGCGGCGACACCGTGCAGAGCGATGTGCCCGTCACGGGGGTGGCGTGGAGCGTCGACTCCATGACCGTCGGCGGGAAGAAGACCGAGGCTCCGGAGGGCTCCCGGCTGGAGATCGACCCGAAGGGCCGGGCCAAGGCCGACTTCGGGTGCAACCAGATCGGAGCGGACGCCCAGGTCAAGGGCGACCGGATCACCTTCGGCGCGCCCGTCTCCACGCAGATGGCGTGCGACGAGGCCACCGAGAAGGCCGAGAAGGCCGCCCTCGCGGCGATGGACGGCGAAGTCACCGCGAAGCTCTCCGGCGAGAAGCTGACCCTCACCGCCGAGGGCGGCGACACCATCGCGCTCAGCGAGGAGAAGGCGGCCGATCTGGTGGGCACCCGGTGGGCGGTGAACACCCTGCTCAGCGGTGAGACGGCGACCTCCGTGCCCGCCGACCTCCCCAAGGACCGGGTGCCTCACCTGACCTTCGGCGAGGACGGCACCGTGCACGGCGACTCCGGCTGCAACTCCTTCCACGGCACGGCGGAGGTCAAGGGCTCCACCATCACCTTCGGGCCGCCGGCCGGCACCAAGAGGCTGTGCCCGGAGGCGGAGATGACGACGGAGCGCGCGGTCCTCGCGGCCCTGGACGGCCCGGCGACGTACACGATCAAGGGCTCCACGCTCACCGTCACCTCCAAGGACGGCAAGGGCCTCGGCGCCACGGCCACCCCGGCGAAGGCCGAGGGCGCCCAGGAGCACGGCTGA
- a CDS encoding M23 family metallopeptidase, giving the protein MSVRTVLATALRLSWLVLIALVIGEFVTDLPGPGWATTLLPAGVVLVLMVTVTTLQARAAAPRGEPRDPVEVAPPVTGRWTALNSPADKVPSHGTHIYGQTYAIDIVAEREDEGGEAPARPAFRWLWPVVRRNHAFPAFGAPLLAVADATVVRASDGQRDHLSRNSLPALAFLMLIEGNVRSVLGVRRVLGNHLVLDLGDGTYAAYAHVRRGSLQVRAGDTVRAGQEIARVGNSGNTTEPHLHFHLMDGPDPDDARGVPFTWRGVGVPAGGETFTVGERAEGGVGAAG; this is encoded by the coding sequence ATGTCCGTCCGCACCGTCCTCGCGACCGCCCTGCGACTGTCCTGGCTGGTCCTGATCGCGCTGGTGATCGGTGAGTTCGTCACGGATCTGCCGGGACCGGGGTGGGCGACCACGCTGCTGCCCGCCGGGGTCGTCCTCGTCCTCATGGTGACCGTGACGACCCTCCAGGCCCGGGCAGCCGCACCCCGGGGCGAGCCGCGCGACCCGGTCGAGGTCGCCCCACCGGTGACCGGCCGCTGGACGGCCCTCAACAGCCCGGCGGACAAGGTACCGAGCCACGGGACGCACATCTACGGGCAGACGTACGCGATCGACATCGTGGCCGAGCGGGAGGACGAGGGCGGCGAGGCCCCGGCCCGCCCCGCGTTCCGATGGCTCTGGCCGGTCGTCCGCCGCAACCACGCCTTCCCGGCCTTCGGCGCCCCGCTGCTCGCCGTGGCCGACGCCACCGTCGTCCGGGCGAGCGACGGCCAGCGCGACCACCTGAGCCGCAACTCGCTGCCCGCGCTCGCCTTTCTGATGCTCATCGAGGGCAACGTCCGGTCGGTCCTGGGCGTGCGCCGGGTCCTCGGCAACCACCTGGTCCTGGACCTCGGCGACGGTACGTACGCGGCCTACGCGCACGTCAGGCGCGGCTCGCTCCAGGTGAGGGCCGGGGACACCGTCCGGGCCGGGCAGGAGATCGCCCGCGTCGGGAACTCCGGCAACACCACCGAACCCCACCTCCACTTCCACCTGATGGACGGCCCGGACCCCGATGACGCCCGGGGTGTCCCGTTCACCTGGCGGGGCGTCGGAGTCCCGGCGGGCGGCGAGACGTTCACCGTGGGGGAGCGGGCCGAGGGAGGTGTCGGTGCGGCCGGTTAG
- the purL gene encoding phosphoribosylformylglycinamidine synthase subunit PurL, whose translation MSLDTVKHAAETPDAEQPWKELGLKEDEYARIREILGRRPTGAELAMYSVMWSEHCSYKSSKVHLKQFGEKVPENDAMLVGIGENAGVVDVGQGYAVTFKVESHNHPSYIEPYQGAATGIGGIVRDILAMGARPVAVVDPLRFGAADHPDTKRVLPGVVAGIGGYGNCLGLPNIGGEVVFDSCYQGNPLVNAGCIGVMKHEDIHLAQASGPGNKVILYGARTGGDGIGGVSVLASETFESTGPAKRPAVQVGDPFQEKLLIECTLEIFQEKLVAGIQDLGGAGLSCATSELASAGSGGMRVELDTVPLRDSSLSPEEILMSESQERMCAIVEPRHVDRFLEICEKWDVIATVIGEVTDGSQLEIFWHGEQIVDVPPRSVAHDGPVYHRPFARPSWQDALQADDAGKLARPANAAELREQVLKLVASPNQASKAWITDQYDRFVQGNTVLAMPEDAGMVRIDAESNLGVALATDGNGRYAKLDPYTGAQLALAESYRNVAASGAKPLAISDCLNFGSPEDPDVMWQFAEATRGLADGCLELGTPVTGGNVSLYNQTGETAIHPTPVVAVLGVIDDVTRRTPVAFAEEGQLLYLLGETAEEFGGSAWSEVVHNHLGGLPPKVDLGREKLLAEILISASRDGMIDAAHDLSDGGLVQAVTESCLRGGKGARLVVPDGLDTFTFLFSESAGRAVVAVPRSEELRFNDMCGARGLPVARIGVVDGEEIEIQGEFSIPLSELRTAHEATIPALLA comes from the coding sequence ATGAGCCTGGATACGGTCAAGCACGCGGCCGAGACCCCGGACGCCGAGCAGCCCTGGAAGGAACTGGGCCTCAAGGAGGACGAGTACGCCCGGATCCGCGAGATCCTGGGCCGCCGTCCCACCGGCGCCGAGCTCGCCATGTACTCGGTGATGTGGTCGGAGCACTGCTCGTACAAGAGCAGCAAGGTCCACCTCAAGCAGTTCGGCGAGAAGGTCCCCGAGAACGACGCGATGCTCGTCGGCATCGGGGAGAACGCGGGCGTCGTCGACGTCGGTCAGGGGTACGCGGTCACCTTCAAGGTCGAGTCGCACAACCACCCCTCGTACATCGAGCCCTACCAGGGCGCGGCCACCGGCATCGGCGGCATCGTCCGCGACATCCTCGCCATGGGCGCCCGCCCGGTCGCGGTCGTGGACCCGCTGCGCTTCGGCGCGGCCGACCACCCCGACACCAAGCGCGTCCTGCCGGGCGTCGTCGCGGGCATCGGCGGCTACGGCAACTGCCTGGGCCTGCCCAACATCGGCGGCGAGGTCGTCTTCGACTCCTGCTACCAGGGCAACCCGCTGGTCAACGCCGGCTGCATCGGCGTGATGAAGCACGAGGACATCCACCTCGCGCAGGCCTCGGGCCCCGGCAACAAGGTCATCCTGTACGGCGCCCGCACCGGCGGCGACGGCATCGGCGGCGTCTCCGTGCTGGCGAGCGAGACCTTCGAGTCGACGGGTCCCGCCAAGCGCCCGGCGGTCCAGGTCGGCGACCCCTTCCAGGAGAAGCTCCTCATCGAGTGCACCCTGGAGATCTTCCAGGAGAAGCTCGTCGCGGGCATCCAGGACCTCGGTGGCGCCGGGCTCTCCTGTGCCACCAGCGAGCTGGCCTCCGCCGGTTCCGGCGGTATGCGCGTCGAGTTGGACACCGTGCCGCTGCGCGACTCCTCCCTCTCGCCCGAGGAGATCCTCATGAGCGAGTCGCAGGAGCGCATGTGCGCGATCGTCGAGCCGCGGCACGTGGACCGCTTCCTGGAGATCTGCGAGAAGTGGGACGTCATCGCCACCGTCATCGGTGAGGTGACCGACGGCTCCCAGCTGGAGATCTTCTGGCACGGCGAGCAGATCGTGGACGTGCCCCCGCGCTCGGTCGCCCACGACGGCCCGGTCTACCACCGCCCGTTCGCCCGCCCGTCCTGGCAGGACGCGCTCCAGGCGGACGACGCCGGAAAGCTGGCCCGCCCGGCGAACGCCGCCGAGCTGCGCGAGCAGGTCCTCAAGCTGGTCGCCTCCCCGAACCAGGCCTCCAAGGCGTGGATCACCGACCAGTACGACCGCTTCGTGCAGGGCAACACCGTGCTGGCGATGCCCGAGGACGCGGGCATGGTCCGCATCGACGCCGAGTCGAACCTGGGCGTGGCGCTGGCGACCGACGGCAACGGCCGGTACGCCAAGCTGGACCCGTACACCGGCGCGCAGCTCGCGCTGGCGGAGTCGTACCGCAACGTCGCCGCCTCCGGCGCCAAGCCGCTCGCCATCTCGGACTGCCTCAACTTCGGCTCCCCCGAGGACCCGGACGTCATGTGGCAGTTCGCCGAGGCCACGCGCGGTCTCGCGGACGGCTGCCTGGAGCTGGGCACCCCGGTCACCGGCGGCAATGTCTCGCTCTACAACCAGACCGGTGAGACGGCGATCCACCCGACGCCGGTGGTGGCCGTGCTCGGTGTGATCGACGACGTCACCCGGCGTACGCCGGTCGCTTTCGCGGAGGAGGGCCAGCTCCTCTACCTGCTGGGCGAGACGGCTGAGGAGTTCGGCGGCTCGGCCTGGTCCGAGGTCGTCCACAACCACCTGGGCGGTCTGCCGCCCAAGGTGGACCTCGGCCGCGAGAAGCTGCTCGCCGAGATCCTCATCTCGGCCTCGCGCGACGGCATGATCGACGCCGCGCACGACCTGAGCGACGGCGGCCTGGTCCAGGCGGTCACCGAGTCCTGCCTGCGCGGCGGGAAGGGTGCCCGGCTGGTCGTGCCGGACGGCCTGGACACGTTCACGTTCCTCTTCTCCGAGTCGGCGGGGCGTGCGGTCGTCGCGGTCCCGCGCAGCGAGGAGCTCCGCTTCAACGACATGTGTGGTGCACGGGGTCTGCCCGTCGCCCGGATCGGTGTCGTGGACGGCGAAGAGATCGAGATCCAGGGCGAGTTCTCCATCCCGCTGAGCGAGCTCCGTACGGCACACGAGGCGACGATCCCGGCGCTGCTCGCCTGA
- the purM gene encoding phosphoribosylformylglycinamidine cyclo-ligase has protein sequence MSETTGASYAAAGVDIEAGDRAVELMKEWVKKTQRPEVAGLGGLGGFAGLFDASALKRYERPLLASATDGVGTKVDLARQMGVYDTIGHDLVGMVVDDLVVCGAEPLFMTDYICVGKVHPERVAAIVKGIAEGCVLAGCALVGGETAEHPGLLGPDDFDVAGAGTGVVEADRLLGPDRIRTGDAVIAMASSGLHSNGYSLVRHVVFDRAGWTLDREIEEFGRTLGEELLEPTRIYSLDCLALTRTTEVHGFSHVTGGGLANNLARVIPDGLHATVDRSTWTPGAVFDLVGTAGQVEQLELEKTLNMGVGMIAIVPADSVDAALTTLADRGVDSWVAGEITARGDRTTGAELTGSYAR, from the coding sequence ATGTCTGAGACAACAGGTGCCTCCTACGCGGCGGCCGGCGTCGACATCGAAGCCGGTGACCGTGCCGTCGAGCTGATGAAGGAGTGGGTGAAGAAGACGCAGCGCCCCGAGGTCGCGGGCCTCGGCGGGCTCGGCGGCTTCGCCGGCCTCTTCGACGCCTCCGCGCTCAAGCGCTACGAGCGTCCGCTGCTCGCCTCCGCCACCGACGGTGTCGGGACCAAGGTGGACCTGGCGCGTCAGATGGGCGTGTACGACACCATCGGCCACGACCTCGTCGGCATGGTCGTGGACGACCTCGTCGTCTGCGGTGCCGAGCCGCTCTTCATGACCGACTACATCTGCGTCGGCAAGGTGCACCCCGAGCGTGTCGCGGCGATCGTGAAGGGCATCGCCGAGGGCTGTGTCCTCGCGGGCTGCGCCCTGGTCGGCGGCGAGACGGCCGAACACCCCGGTCTGCTCGGCCCGGACGACTTCGACGTCGCCGGCGCCGGTACGGGCGTGGTCGAGGCCGACCGGCTGCTCGGCCCGGACCGTATCCGCACGGGTGACGCCGTCATCGCGATGGCGTCCTCCGGTCTTCACTCGAACGGGTACTCGCTCGTCCGCCACGTGGTCTTCGACCGGGCCGGCTGGACGCTGGACCGCGAGATCGAGGAGTTCGGCCGGACCCTCGGCGAAGAGCTGCTGGAGCCGACCCGGATCTACTCGCTGGACTGCCTGGCGCTCACCCGGACGACCGAGGTGCACGGCTTCAGCCACGTCACCGGCGGCGGCCTGGCGAACAACCTGGCCCGGGTCATCCCGGACGGGCTGCACGCCACGGTGGACCGTTCCACCTGGACGCCCGGCGCGGTCTTCGACCTCGTCGGCACGGCCGGCCAGGTGGAGCAGCTGGAGCTGGAGAAGACGCTGAACATGGGCGTCGGCATGATCGCGATCGTCCCGGCCGACTCGGTGGACGCCGCCCTGACGACCCTGGCCGACCGCGGGGTCGACTCCTGGGTCGCCGGTGAGATCACCGCCCGCGGTGACCGGACCACGGGCGCCGAGCTGACGGGCAGCTACGCACGCTGA
- a CDS encoding maleylpyruvate isomerase family mycothiol-dependent enzyme, translating into MPPAKKRPRAYDHLRTRTAVLAQFGHVRDAVVTLTPEQLARPTRLGDWTVRDLAAHMAMVLGSVSRSLALPEPPGPKPGLTLLQWPPATAAHADRIADDVEELATGRPDLTALYDEVEAGFLADVPASGTGDRLLPTRVGSMRLADFLVTRTVELTVHTDDLNEALGLEIPYDRQALAACTRLLADTLADRAPGGSVEVRVPPFAVVQCIGGPKHTRGTPPNVVETAPLTWIRLATGRTGWARALENAEVSASGERADLNALLPLMG; encoded by the coding sequence ATGCCCCCGGCCAAGAAGCGTCCCCGCGCCTACGACCACCTCAGGACCCGGACGGCGGTGCTCGCCCAGTTCGGCCATGTCCGCGACGCCGTGGTCACGTTGACGCCCGAGCAGCTCGCCCGGCCGACCCGGCTCGGCGACTGGACGGTGCGCGACCTCGCCGCCCACATGGCGATGGTCCTCGGCAGCGTGAGCCGGTCCCTGGCCCTGCCGGAGCCGCCCGGACCCAAGCCCGGGCTCACGCTCCTCCAGTGGCCGCCCGCCACCGCCGCGCACGCCGACCGGATCGCCGATGACGTCGAGGAGCTGGCGACCGGCCGCCCCGACCTCACCGCGCTGTACGACGAGGTGGAGGCGGGCTTCCTCGCGGACGTTCCGGCCTCCGGCACCGGGGACCGGCTGCTGCCCACCCGGGTCGGCTCCATGCGGCTGGCCGACTTCCTGGTCACCCGGACCGTCGAGTTGACCGTCCACACGGACGATCTGAACGAGGCGCTCGGCCTGGAGATCCCGTACGACCGGCAGGCGCTGGCCGCCTGCACCCGGCTGCTGGCGGACACCCTCGCCGACCGGGCGCCCGGCGGTTCGGTCGAGGTGCGCGTCCCGCCGTTCGCGGTGGTGCAGTGCATCGGCGGCCCCAAACACACCCGGGGCACCCCGCCCAACGTCGTGGAGACCGCCCCGCTGACCTGGATCCGCCTCGCCACCGGGCGTACGGGGTGGGCGCGGGCCCTGGAGAACGCCGAGGTCAGCGCGAGCGGCGAGCGGGCCGACCTCAACGCGTTGCTGCCCCTGATGGGCTGA
- the bldC gene encoding developmental transcriptional regulator BldC translates to MTARTPDAEPLLTPAEVATMFRVDPKTVTRWAKAGKLTSIRTLGGHRRYREAEVRALLAGIPQQRSEA, encoded by the coding sequence ATGACCGCTCGCACCCCTGATGCCGAGCCGCTGCTGACCCCGGCTGAGGTTGCCACGATGTTCCGCGTGGACCCGAAGACGGTCACCCGTTGGGCCAAGGCTGGCAAGCTCACGTCCATCCGCACGCTCGGTGGACATCGCCGGTACCGCGAGGCAGAGGTCCGCGCACTGCTTGCGGGTATTCCGCAGCAGCGCAGCGAGGCCTGA
- a CDS encoding Leu/Phe/Val dehydrogenase, producing MTDVTGAPGDVLHTLFHSDQGGHEQVVICQDRATGLKAVIALHNTALGPGLGGTRFYPYANEAEAIADALNLSRGMSYKNALAGLDHGGGKAVIIGDPEKIEASQKTELLLAYGRFVASLGGRYVTACDVGTYVADMDVVARECRWTTGRSPENGGAGDSSVLTAFGVFQGMRASAQHLWGDPTLRGRTVGVAGVGKVGHHLVEHLLADGAEVVITDVREESVRRITDLHPEVTVAADTEALIRTEGLDVYAPCALGGALNDATVPVLTAKVVCGAANNQLAHPGIEKDLADRSVLYAPDYVVNAGGVIQVADELNGFDFDRCKAKAAKIFDTTLEIFARAKADGIPPAAAADRIAEQRMAEARGR from the coding sequence GTGACCGATGTGACCGGCGCGCCTGGCGATGTACTGCACACCCTGTTCCACTCGGATCAGGGGGGCCACGAGCAAGTCGTGATCTGCCAGGACCGTGCCACCGGCCTCAAGGCCGTCATCGCCCTCCACAACACCGCCCTCGGCCCCGGCCTCGGCGGCACCCGCTTCTACCCGTACGCGAACGAGGCCGAGGCCATCGCCGACGCGCTGAACCTCTCGCGCGGGATGTCGTACAAGAACGCCCTGGCCGGACTCGACCACGGTGGCGGCAAGGCCGTCATCATCGGCGACCCGGAGAAGATCGAGGCATCGCAGAAAACCGAACTCCTCCTGGCGTACGGACGGTTCGTCGCCTCGCTCGGCGGCCGTTACGTCACCGCCTGCGATGTCGGCACCTATGTCGCCGACATGGACGTCGTCGCCCGCGAGTGCCGCTGGACCACCGGCCGCTCCCCCGAGAACGGCGGCGCCGGCGACTCCTCCGTCCTCACCGCCTTCGGCGTCTTCCAGGGCATGCGGGCCTCGGCCCAGCACCTGTGGGGCGACCCGACGCTGCGCGGCCGCACGGTCGGCGTCGCCGGGGTCGGCAAGGTGGGCCACCACCTCGTCGAGCACCTGCTCGCCGACGGGGCCGAGGTCGTGATCACCGATGTCCGCGAGGAATCGGTGCGCCGCATCACCGATCTGCACCCCGAGGTCACCGTCGCGGCCGACACCGAGGCGCTGATCCGCACGGAGGGCCTCGACGTCTACGCGCCCTGTGCGCTCGGCGGCGCGCTGAACGACGCGACCGTCCCGGTCCTCACGGCGAAGGTGGTCTGCGGCGCGGCCAACAACCAGCTGGCCCACCCGGGCATCGAGAAGGACCTGGCCGACCGGTCGGTTCTCTACGCCCCCGACTACGTGGTCAACGCCGGTGGCGTGATCCAGGTCGCCGACGAGCTCAACGGGTTCGACTTCGACCGGTGCAAGGCGAAGGCGGCGAAGATCTTCGACACTACGCTGGAAATATTCGCACGTGCGAAGGCGGACGGCATTCCGCCCGCCGCGGCGGCCGACCGGATCGCCGAGCAGCGGATGGCCGAGGCGCGCGGTCGCTGA
- the purF gene encoding amidophosphoribosyltransferase: protein MPRGDGRLNHDLLPGEKGPQDACGVFGVWAPGEEVAKLTYFGLYALQHRGQESAGIAVSNGSQILVFKDMGLVSQVFDETSLGSLQGHIAVGHARYSTTGASVWENAQPTFRATAHGSIALGHNGNLVNTAQLAEMVADLPRKDGRATQVAATNDTDLVTALLAGQRDEDDKPLTIEEAAAKVLPDVKGAFSLVFMDEHTLYAARDPQGIRPLVLGRLERGWVVASESAALDICGASYVREIEPGELVAIDENGLRTSRFAEAKPKGCVFEYVYLARPDTDIAGRNVYLSRVEMGRKLAAEAPVEADLVIATPESGTPAAIGYAEASGIPFGAGLVKNAYVGRTFIQPSQTIRQLGIRLKLNPLKEVIKGKRLVVVDDSIVRGNTQRALVRMLREAGAAEIHIRISSPPVKWPCFFGIDFATRAELIANGMTVDEICTSMGADSLSYISIDSMIEATTIDKPNLCRACFDGEYPMDLPDPELLGKQLLETELAAGPAATAAADALRRP, encoded by the coding sequence GTGCCCCGTGGTGATGGACGACTCAACCACGACCTGCTCCCCGGAGAGAAAGGCCCCCAGGACGCTTGTGGCGTCTTCGGTGTCTGGGCTCCGGGTGAAGAGGTCGCCAAGCTCACCTATTTCGGACTGTATGCCCTGCAGCACCGCGGACAGGAATCCGCGGGCATCGCAGTGAGCAACGGGTCCCAGATCCTGGTCTTCAAGGACATGGGACTGGTCTCGCAGGTCTTCGACGAAACGTCTCTGGGTTCCCTCCAGGGCCATATCGCGGTCGGTCATGCCCGCTACTCCACCACCGGTGCCTCGGTGTGGGAGAACGCGCAGCCGACGTTCCGTGCCACCGCGCACGGCTCGATCGCCCTCGGCCACAACGGGAACCTGGTCAACACCGCCCAGCTCGCGGAGATGGTCGCCGACCTCCCCCGCAAGGACGGCCGCGCCACCCAGGTCGCCGCGACCAACGACACCGACCTGGTGACCGCGCTGCTCGCCGGGCAGCGCGACGAGGACGACAAGCCGCTGACCATCGAGGAAGCCGCCGCCAAGGTGCTCCCCGACGTCAAGGGCGCGTTCTCGCTCGTCTTCATGGACGAGCACACCCTCTACGCCGCCCGTGACCCGCAGGGCATCCGCCCGCTGGTGCTCGGTCGTCTGGAGCGCGGCTGGGTGGTCGCCTCCGAGTCCGCCGCACTCGACATCTGCGGTGCCAGCTACGTACGCGAGATCGAGCCGGGCGAGCTCGTCGCCATCGACGAGAACGGTCTGCGCACCTCCCGATTCGCAGAAGCGAAGCCCAAGGGCTGTGTCTTCGAGTACGTCTACCTGGCCCGTCCCGACACCGACATCGCCGGCCGGAACGTCTACCTCTCCCGGGTGGAGATGGGCCGCAAGCTGGCCGCCGAAGCCCCCGTGGAGGCGGATCTGGTCATAGCGACCCCGGAATCCGGCACCCCCGCCGCGATCGGGTACGCGGAGGCCAGCGGCATCCCGTTCGGCGCCGGACTGGTGAAGAACGCCTACGTCGGCCGGACCTTCATCCAGCCCTCGCAGACCATCCGCCAACTCGGTATCCGGCTCAAGCTGAACCCGCTGAAGGAAGTCATCAAGGGCAAGCGCCTGGTGGTCGTCGACGACTCGATCGTCCGCGGCAACACCCAGCGCGCCCTGGTCCGGATGCTCCGCGAGGCCGGCGCCGCCGAGATCCACATCCGGATCTCCTCGCCGCCGGTGAAGTGGCCCTGCTTCTTCGGGATCGACTTCGCCACCCGCGCCGAGCTGATCGCCAACGGCATGACCGTCGACGAGATCTGCACCTCGATGGGGGCCGACTCCCTCTCGTACATCTCGATCGACTCCATGATCGAGGCGACGACCATCGACAAGCCCAACCTGTGCCGCGCCTGCTTCGACGGTGAGTACCCCATGGACCTCCCGGACCCCGAGCTGCTCGGCAAGCAGCTGCTGGAGACCGAGCTGGCGGCAGGACCCGCGGCCACCGCCGCGGCCGACGCGCTGCGCCGTCCGTGA
- the purQ gene encoding phosphoribosylformylglycinamidine synthase subunit PurQ, producing the protein MTTRIGVVTFPGTLDDQDALRAVRIAGAEPVSLWHRDKDLHQVDAVVLAGGFSYGDYLRAGAISRFSPVMEPLIEQAKAGMPVLGICNGFQILTEAHLLPGAMLRNNHLHFICRDQSLRVENAETAWTSDYSAGQEIRVPLKNMDGRYTADEHTLDELEAEGRVAFRYLDGNPNGSLRDIAGITNAAGNIVGLMPHPEHAVEPLIGTGRTDGLGFFTSIIKKLVNA; encoded by the coding sequence GTGACCACCCGTATCGGCGTCGTCACTTTTCCCGGCACCCTCGACGATCAGGACGCTCTGCGGGCCGTCCGGATCGCGGGCGCGGAGCCCGTATCCCTCTGGCACCGCGACAAGGATCTGCACCAGGTCGACGCGGTCGTCCTGGCCGGCGGTTTCTCCTACGGGGACTACCTGCGGGCCGGCGCGATCTCGCGCTTCTCGCCGGTGATGGAGCCGCTCATCGAGCAGGCGAAGGCCGGTATGCCGGTCCTCGGCATCTGCAACGGCTTCCAGATCCTGACCGAGGCGCACCTGCTGCCCGGCGCGATGCTGCGCAACAACCACCTCCACTTCATCTGCCGTGACCAGAGCCTGCGGGTGGAGAACGCGGAGACCGCCTGGACCTCGGACTACAGCGCCGGCCAGGAGATCAGGGTCCCGCTCAAGAACATGGACGGCCGGTACACCGCCGACGAGCACACCCTCGACGAGCTGGAGGCCGAGGGCCGCGTCGCCTTCCGCTACCTGGACGGCAACCCCAACGGCTCGCTCCGTGACATCGCGGGCATCACCAACGCGGCGGGCAACATCGTCGGTCTGATGCCGCACCCGGAGCACGCTGTGGAGCCGCTCATCGGCACCGGCCGCACCGACGGCCTCGGTTTCTTCACCTCGATCATCAAGAAGCTGGTCAACGCATGA